The Streptomyces sp. NBC_00576 genome contains the following window.
GAAGACGCCGTGCGAGCGCGACTTCAGCGACAAGAGCTGCTGTACGCCAGGGGCAAGCGCTTCAAGATCCTCATTGGCGAGACGGCGCTTCGCTCATTGATCTGCCCGCCCTCTGTACTCGCCGCTCAGCTGGACAGACTGACAGGGCTCATCGGCACAGACACAGTACAGCTCGGCATCATCCCGTTCACAGCTTCGCTGAAGATCCCGCCTACAGGCGGCTTCTGGATTCATGACGAACGGCTGGTCACTGTCGAGACCTGGCACGCAGAACTGTGGGTTGACGACGCGGACGCCATCGCCGCCTACTTGCGAACGTGGCGCACCCTCCAGGAGTCCGCTGTCTACAGCGCCGACGCGCAGAATGTCATCAACGCCTCGCGACGGGCATTGAACTTGAAATGAAGCACCTTAATTCCATTGGATTTCCATTTCTCATTGGTTATTGACATCGGGGGCCACTTTTCAGTATTCTGATACAGAATAAGAAATTGCGCCGGAATAACCCGCTTGGGTTTTCGGTGAATTTAACTTACCTATGGTCATTTCAATCGCATCACAGAAAGGCGGTGTCGGAAAGACATCATCCACCATTTCATTGGCCGCAGGCCTGGCCCGCAAAGGCAAGCGCGTCTTGCTTGTTGACATCGACTCCCAGGCCAACAGTAGCAAGGTGCTCCTTCACAATTATCCGCAGATCACCAAACAGCAGACCGTTTTTGCGACGATTCTTGAGCGCAGCCCCCTTCCTAATCACGAGACAGGCGTTCCCAACCTCCATATCGTTCCGTCACATATCCTGCTCTCCAACACAGATGTCGAGCTGACAACGGCCATCGACCACCGAGAGGAGCGGCTCAAAAAAGAACTCGATGCACTCAAAGGGAACTATGATTACGTTTTTATTGACTGTCCCCCTACTCTCTCGTGGCTTACCA
Protein-coding sequences here:
- a CDS encoding ParA family protein; translated protein: MVISIASQKGGVGKTSSTISLAAGLARKGKRVLLVDIDSQANSSKVLLHNYPQITKQQTVFATILERSPLPNHETGVPNLHIVPSHILLSNTDVELTTAIDHREERLKKELDALKGNYDYVFIDCPPTLSWLTINAFTASDKVIVVVSPGYFELDSIVQISKTIKEVKEYFNPHLELAGFLFTMSDPTVNSKTSLQILRQTYTGSVFNTVIPRNTDLRDAHFNRQDVFSFNPRSTAALAYNKLIGELFDV